Within Wyeomyia smithii strain HCP4-BCI-WySm-NY-G18 chromosome 2, ASM2978416v1, whole genome shotgun sequence, the genomic segment cccagatccttagtattatctggtggatcgcatagtacagccgctcgctttccGCTTTTAGaggttcggccgggataccgtccttcccagcggctttgctGTTTTTCAGCTCAATAATCGCCTTTTttacctcctcctgtgttgttGGCTTCACAGCTTgctcgtcactcataatcgtcatcctatttctgctctgctcatctggctcctcaccgttcaatagcacctgaaaatgctcctggctgcaaccgtcggtttatcagtaagcaggttgccgtgcttatcattacacatgaccggcacagggaaattcctgcttctgactctgttgacagttctatagcacctgctcctcgtactcgcgcttcttccgacggtaggttctattttcggcagctcttgcccccctgtacctctctctgttcccCTACCGGATGActcctttttttctgatttcccatcactacgaaaccgacgctccgttccgctgctttgccgccactgtagtagatgtggtacttgaaagaagtgtgtgcaatagggtctactccacggaattccctttctccggaatttttccaccgaacctcctgaatcgctgcgatttcgactccctgccgctgtagttctcgagcaagcaagccagcccgcgccggttcattgagagatcggtcgttccaagtacccaatttccaatcatttaccttaatctttgtcCGTGTTcatagcctaggtctttgccgattgatccgttccgtatttctaattaccttaccagggtcgcgatacctacatcctgctgatgggctGCCATTTTAGGTGTAGTtagcgggatacagcatttcataattcagccgcccgctccaggtcagacgctgttgtacgccgcctctAATATGGGGATACacccgcgtacgaccccctttccagtcagcatacgaccatggAATTTTGCGTGCTTTGTTAAAAATCTTCGTTAAAACAATCGttcaaaatctgtccacgtggaatgtggatggttCCTAACTAGTCGATAAAGGAAAATTTGATGTAGAGCTCAAGCTGAAGCAAAATGATTATAGTATTTTatccatttctgtgaatttcggAGCTCCTACCAAAATAGCCATGGATAAAATATCGGTAGGCTACTTCATCCAAGACAagagaagatatttttttatccgCCAGTTAGGTTATGGGATCGGTTTTGTGGGACGCGAATgagaaaatattacaaaacaatcAACGGCAATTCTTATGCGAACTTACTGAAGTGTTGGAATGATGGAATCAAAGGAACTCTTTGTATTGTTTTGATGGTTGGACTTCTCTCGTAGTTTCCTGTCTCTGGTCACATTTAGAAATTTCTGTCGAAATTTCAACTGCCGAGTGTGCGACAAGGGTAAGATTATGATTGTTGGAGTCCAGAAAACCACCACCTATCAGATGTTGGATCAATTGGTGGAAAAAATGGctcattttataaaaatataatgTTAATTTCAGTCATCTCAAACTGTGTTTTCAACGAATGCGTGAACATAATACAGCGTGGTAGCTCCTATGTACATATTCAATCATCAAGCACAAGCGTCAGCAACTTAGCAGGTTGGTTACACAATCGAGCTATAATAATCTAACCTTCCAGAAGACGTATGCGTAACAAATAGCGTGTCAAATGATTATTTGCATTTCCATGTAGGCTTTTTGCAAGGTATCTATTTTTGCGCTGAATGGAAAAACAAGCTTGTTCACTGAGCGTGAGTAAATCGTTTGTTTCAGAGGGCACGCACAAGTTGAACGAAACGAATCAATAGCAACTGACACTAACTTACTCGCATCATACGGCTTTCTTCTTTATCAGCCAGCATCTTAGAGCTAGAACttcgaatttttttcggataattTATAAGGCAAAGCTTACATTTCTTTCTTTATTATATGACCTTTCCCAAAATGTAAAACTATTCAATCAACCGGCTTCAGTGTGATAAACCGTGAAAGTACAAATACAACGGCGATAGTGCTCAGCACGAAGCAAACCACAAACATGTAGAAGCTCTCCTCTGTGAAGACATCGGTGAAGGCGGGAATCTGATGGTACCAGTTCTCAATAATGGCCATGTGACCACCCTTCATTTTTTTGTCCGGCATTTTCGGTTACTCTATCCTAACTATGGGCCGTGGATATTATGTGCAGTTTACCGTCGCTTTCCGGCTCCACCGACCTTTTTCTCCGACTTGGTTTTGATAGTGCTGGTAACGGTTTCCTTCGGGGCCAGACTGGTTACGTGTTTATTGCACAGCTGTAGCACTTCCAGCGTCGAGAGGTTCTCGCTGTTGATTTCGATTTTCTTTAGCTTTGCCTCGGCTTGTACGGAAGGGATTAACTGGAACACTAGCGATGGAGGTCTGCGGTCGCAAACCACTTCCGCCTTTAGTACACAGGATGGGTTCGTTTGTACAATCTTTGGCGCCGACAGGTGATGGAGAACTTCtctagaagaaaagaaaaaaacacgaGAATTTAGTCATTTAGCGCTACTTGTAAAATATAttaggaaaatgttgaatggATGAAACTTAGTTGTAAACTTGGAAGAAAATCTTCTTTATAATTATATTAAACACTATTCTCTTCTTATTTGCAGAACCGGCTGACAAGCCCCGACCGGTCAAGCTGGCGGAAATGTCGACGGAGCGGGAACTAACCCCAGGTGGACCTCCGCAGATGCTGCCGCTTTCCTACTCGGATTTGGCTAATCACATCCAATTGAATGGAGTCAACATTATCAGCAAAAATTTCAGTGGTACGTTCAGTCTTCGCCCCTGTATGGCTTAGTTTTTGCTTTGGCAATTTTTTGTCCGTGTTTGTCAGTATCGAACTGTAACCTGAgcatcgtttatttttttcttactgCTACTCTCGGGTTTATGGCAAATTTACAAACCTTTTTCGGTAGTTAGAACTACTAACACTTGCACTAGAGTTTAAACTAAATCTATAGATAAATTTCTTCTAAAAACAGTAGATATTGGTACACAAATTAAGAAGTCGAAGGAAAATTGACTCCGCAAATGCTTATGACAAAATCTGCTCCATTTTGACGCACGCTTGCGCACTAGGGTCTTCCCGTAGCCCGTGATACCCCCGTTAGCCTTCGGGTTACGTACCTAGTGGGAATGGCCCGTTCATGGAAAGGATCGAAGGTTATCGTAATTCGCTGCACCGCTTTCAGATTTATCTGTCTCAGCTCTTTGGCGATGCCGGATAAGACTCCTCTGGAGCGGGTAAAAGTACCACTCAGTTTGATCGACATTGTTAATTGCTAGCGTACAACAAATGCACCGGGTACATTGGAATCAAACGAAAACTCAACTATTGTTATTTCATAACACACAATCTGCTTTTTACTGAATCGTGGGGTTGAACAATTTAATTTGACAGTCTCAGTTTGACAGGTATGCTAGCGAGGCTTCTGCCAAAGTAAATCGCATAAAGGTGCTATGTATTACTATCGCTTAATTGGAGTGAGATAGCATACACGGCAATCTACTAAAGGCGCACAAGCTccattatttaaaaatattaatacaTTTTTTCAATCTCATTGGAAATTGATAAATTAATACTCCGAATTACATTCAAaccttacaaaaaaaagtacAATGTACTTTGCAACAACAAtgaatggacaatttttttattgtaaccataaaaaacatggtatttttactgttaGCTTGCAAATGGTTTTTTATCGTTAGCATggtttaacaacgttttttgttgatgaatctaccaccgacaataattttaccatgaaaaacattgtcagtgacttctaaatgtatgggaaaaattcttgaaaaattgctgttaagatacttaacatttgtttttcaatggcAAAAAAACCAGCGCGTATGACAACGAGTATTATAACATACCTATAAAACCATCTATAAACTTTGGGTTTGACAGCGATGCGTCACATGTTGACGTTTCGTTTCGGATCTCGGCTAAACTGAATAATGACGCTAGCGACTCGTCTAACTATCAATTCACAGCGGTTCATTTCGTTATAAGCTCCAAGCATGCCAGATCTCCGGATTTGTTTCACTGTTTCGGATACATagttatttgaaaatatatacGGAATCTACGGatctaaagaaaaaaaaactactgaaatctagcatttttttaaatttgttacgCCGGAATgaatatatttaataaaatataaGGAAATTTTTTCCGCGATCGATCTCTTTTAAAATATAATTGTTAGTGACGATAAAATTATGTGAAATACTTATAAAtacttataaaataaaatatttcgtTTAATTATTTACACAAATTTTCCCCTTTTTCTTGAAATTTCtccaaaataaatagaaaaaatccgaaaaaaatttcagttttggTATTTCTACTCAACTCTGACGCTAAAACTGACTTCGTACTGTTTAACATAAAATAACCGTTCAAAATACCATGCAAAATCTAGAAAACTCGTTTGCTCTATGGAGAATATTGCTATGCTAACTAAAAAAGTCTTCATTTTTCATCGAGATTATATTTATTTCAAGGGGTTTAATACCTACATACACAGAGTCAAACATTTTTGTTCCGGTCGGTAGACCATtatcacagaacagatatgcaactttgaacaaaactctgcagcaaatcggtgcccaagctttcgcattcattttttgcagtTCCaacctacattgattttacagtgcatcgttcgaacagttcgctccaatagtttgaacatgcaccaaaaaacttttttttttttgcttcaataataaggcaaaaaggtgattttgaatagttgaatctatcagaATCTATCAAAAGTTAAGACAggatcgcattcaagagatctttaaagtagaaattcagtaacaattcacaatcaaagtcaataaaacaaattaaactaaaaatctttcaaccattcaaacattgtctaacaaattttcttggatcgtacacctcacgactgttaaaactattttaacctgttagttgatttacgtgaatattttcgttggacttggaaaccgaatttctcgatcaacgacaatatttttttctcgtaccgttttttatacctaacattgctagaaatgcatatcagacgcgctgtaccagcacttcttacgacattaggtacaattgaaaaaaatgattgtcgttgatcaagatattcagttttcaacttgggcagcgatgaaattcattaaaaatatatctacataaaaaccgatgctcgtatgcgggtggtactgtacgtttatcatgaaaaggcaccctcgctataccagtaccggggagaacaaaggattctctcgatgaaaaagcggtgagagctcatacagtcttTTTgctgaatgaatggaatataagcgtaatgaaatttcgagtgtaaaatgcgttctctccaccgctagatgtcgatacctaaaataaagagattttgtctcgtttttgattcttcagttgaacagatgtgccaTTATCAAAAGTATGATTTCACAGCATGCTGGAATTTTTGTTGTGAATTTTGTTTGTCAGTTTTTACTTGAAAGATATGATCTGTTGCCCGATGCCAAAAGAAAAAGTATTGTTAAAAACAAAAGACCAAACATTATGGTATCACAAATAAATATGCAATGTTTTGTGCGCATTTCGGATTATGAAAATAGCAGCAACTTTCACTAGAATATGTTGTTCTAATTATCCGATTTGTTCATCGTACTTCtgagtttttgcctttctcctagaaaggtatagcaatcacttgcaaaaccgaaagtataaaagtgctccaaagggccgaatggcatatatcactcgactcagctcgacgagctgagcattttctgtatgtgtgtgtatgtgtgtgtgtgtgtgtgtatgtgcagatttttattctcactcacttttctcagagatggccggaccgattttcatgaaattaattgcaaataaaaggtctctttgtcccataagactctattgaatttcattgtaatcggatttttagtttggaggttatgtatcaaaatgtaaaaatcatgaaacatcattatctcaaaaactacacaaccgatttgagcaaaattgatttcaaatgaacgggctacctggaaaacccttaacttttgaatttcataaagattgaacttgtgattcaaaagttatgacaagaaacgtgttttgaagactacttaatctcactcatgtttctcagagatggctgtaccgattttcataaaatcagtgtcaaatggaaggtctagttgccccataagaccctattgatttgttttgcaatcggactattactttgcctgtaatgttcaaaaatgtgaaatctagctatgaaaaggaacatattccaaagactacttgagctcactcacttttctcagagatggctgacccgatttccacaaaagtgtcaattaataagtctagctgcctcgtaacaccctattgaattttactgtaatcggactgtaacttcgtctgtaaagtaccaaaatgtgaaaatcacgaaacttcattatctcaaaaactacacaaccgatttgatcaatatttttatcagatgagcgggctagttaagggttaactgatgaattatgattgaacacgtggtttcaaagtttggctgccctataccccaagcagcaaaatttgtttcgttaatgagctttgtgcatcacagcaacaaattcttatgcgaaattaagttgcagttacatctcagtttcatatacaatgacaaaaaaagcgcaggaggtggagccaactgccctataccccaagcagcaaaatttgtttcgttaatgagctttgtgcatcacagcaataaattcttatgcgaaattaagttgcagttacatctcagtttcatatacaatgacaaaaaaagcgcaggaggtggagccaattgcaacattttcgttgtttcaacacaagtttcaagcatgaaaccgcaatgtgtatgaacttatgcatagaatttgataacaacatggtaaatgctgcattgcaagctcatggctcagtttttaatattgcttcccttatcatgccaatgcaatggtcattaccagtttttaattttgcttcttcaatccATCAGTACcttagcgtgataatgaaattcaaagcaatttatcatatcgtttagagacccacactttttggacgacttctagtccaagcacccaagagttacaacgcagtgaataacctcatctcaaaaacaaatataaggcgaacgattgagcaaaagttgctgttacatggcttcagaacatgacagcaacttttagaagtatttttgtgtgtttgttttttgtatatcgcaagcatcacgttggcaacctgtATGCTCCActcactagatctattcagtgaaggttaggttttcaaatgccgtttatacgtttcaacaacaaatctaacctcgcgaattacgttgatggtgtgaagatttttgaagcagcgatgcaactttagttgttgcttgtttctttacaatctcatcgtagtaacaaaaaatgtttcttaaaacctcggaatgcCCTGATGAaaattagtgcaacaaatgatcacaatttatttttttattatgtttcaattgttgcttgggacgttcccatttcatttgattataattgaacttaagccaccgttatgtattaaattgttaataaaacaatgaaagtctgttatttcacatgacttatttgaacataactagtgtcatacgaacgaggcatctctcaaacttacaaataacaaacttcataacaatttgatatgtggctcaaaagttatggaaagaaaagaaattcaaagactatttaaaactatacctgctttgattgatatatttatgtggcctcaacataatttaaatgtggttttgtactatttgaacgttccaaagtcattgattccttgcgatgtgttcaaagtctgcaaatgcacgacgaatcggccataggatatgttcaaagtcaaaagacaaatcgtttggtttatcggttttattggttttatcgaaatgactacatcgtcgacttttggcttctgtacatcgccctaattctgaatatattcatattgggtggtattctgtcattttcagcaaattttctggcatcaatctaacaccggaaatacccatattgggaggtattcagttattttggttgttttccagaaactaacagtggtcgtctttaaattcaaaatggtgtcaagggtcaatgtttggtttctatgcatcatcacgtttacggaaatatccatattgaatatttttcgattttttccgactgttgcctataaaaaatggtgcctgaggtcaattgttagctccttgcatcattctggttccagagatactcatattggatagtatttgtttattttaggctgtttttcccaaaccggtaatcgctatcttggatttcaaaatggtatttaagttaatttctggcatctgagcgtcattctggttgaagaaaaacccattttgggtgttattcgatcattttcggctgtttcccagaaaccggaagtcgccaacctagaatccaaaatgaagtctgtggtcgatttcagctgctgtgtatcattctatccggagatactcatgttagacggaaatcagcCAATTTTCATCTTCTgttcatctttctggttccggagatactcatatttaatgggaatcgtccatttcgaaccgttttccagaaaccggaagttgccatcttacaattcaaaatgttgtctgaagtcgatttgtggctccagtgcatcattacggttccggaaatacccatattgggtggtatttgctcgtttgccgctgtttttccgaaaccggaagtcgccattttggatttcataatgacatttgaagacaattccgatcgattttagctcctgagtatcattttagatccgaatattattatattgggtggaaatcggccattttggttgttttccagaaaccagaagttgccatcttacaatccaaaatgctgcctgaggtcgattatggaacaaatttgttaccactaaaaacattcacctgccaaatatggttccatttagttggttagctctcgagatgtgcagaaatttgggtttcatttgtatggaacaactcccttctagaaaagggagtggtgtcgaaccattatggacatatttgttacctcttaaaacatccacatgccaaattcggtttcaattgcttggtttgttcttgagctgtgcagaaatttatgtttcatttgtatgggacccctcccttccagaagaaggaggggtttcaaactatcataggaacctttatcggcaccatacaatacgattacggaaatatccatgttgagtattatttggtcattttcgactgtttcctataagttgccgtttagtgattcaaaatggtgcctgaagtcaattgttagctcattgcatcattctggttccagagatactcatgttggatggtatttggttattttaggctgtttttcacaaaccggaagtcaccatcttggatttcaaaatggtatttaatataatttctggcctctgagcgtcattctggttgaaaaaacacccatattgggtgtaatttgatcattttcgatttcagctgctgtgtatcattctagatccggagatactcatgttagacggaaatcggccattttcggctgttttccagaaaccacaagtggccatcctacaattcataatggtgtctgaagtcgatttgtggctccagtgcatcattacgattccgaaaatacccatattgggtggtatttggtcgtttgccgctggttttccgtagccggaagtcgccatattagaattaaaaatggtatctgtggtcgaattcagctcctgtgtatctttcttgtggtccccgtggctctgtggttagcgatgtcgaggatcttttcgagctggaaattttctcgactcagcactggggcacggtgtatcgttgtacatgcgaaatgtgccaaaaacaatatccaaaatgttgcctgaggtcgattatggaacatatttgttaccactaaaaacattcacctgccaaatatggttccatttatttgattagttcgcgagatgtgcagaaatttgtaaagaaacatgtgcttccataagagggaggggcgtcgaaccattatggacatatttattaccctttaaaacatccacatgccaaattcggtttcatttgcttggtttgttcttgagttgtgcagaaatgtatgtttcatttgtactggacccctcctttccagaagaggggtctcaaactatcataggaacctttatcgggaccaaaaacccctacatacaaatgttcacgtcgatcggttcggtagttttcgagcctatatggatcaaacagacagacagtccggactacatttttatatgtatagattacaacattaatattttagaacctaaagagtgacatacatatattggattgaagcgttcatgtgaatctatttttacaaataaaagtttgaatgagaaaggctgggtctgaccgctaggtggattaatttaggttttatctttaaaatcttatttattatttctacTTTTTCGGCTTTTCTCACTTTTACATATAAATGAAAATATATTAAAAGTT encodes:
- the LOC129725771 gene encoding uncharacterized protein LOC129725771 translates to MPDKKMKGGHMAIIENWYHQIPAFTDVFTEESFYMFVVCFVLSTIAVVFVLSRFITLKPVD
- the LOC129725770 gene encoding uncharacterized protein LOC129725770; translated protein: MSIKLSGTFTRSRGVLSGIAKELRQINLKAVQRITITFDPFHERAIPTREVLHHLSAPKIVQTNPSCVLKAEVVCDRRPPSLVFQLIPSVQAEAKLKKIEINSENLSTLEVLQLCNKHVTSLAPKETVTSTIKTKSEKKVGGAGKRR